Genomic DNA from Budorcas taxicolor isolate Tak-1 chromosome 5, Takin1.1, whole genome shotgun sequence:
TCCTTGGACTCACACTATTTTTTTGTGGAGACTTGCTGAGCAGGTAGGTTCTAAGGCCAGAGGGCGGAAGGAGGATGCTCAGACCAACCTGCTTGACTTCTGTCATAAAGTCTTAAAGTGCTGCCATTCTGTTTATGGATGGGCTAAGTCATTATCTgcttcagtcattaaaaaatgctttaatattatttttattttttcttgtattaATAAGATTGGCAATAATGAAATTCCCCTATTAGGTTACCCATCATGTGATGGGATTTAGCCAATATATCACCATCCTTCTACCATTAGCCATGTTTAGCCCTCATTTTTACAGggttatattttacattttacaggATGAGTTTCATGCTGTTCAGGAGTAAAGAAGCAGGGATCAATCACTTAACTCATTTCCTGCCTGTAGAAACCCACTAGCTAAGATAGGTGAAACAGACATGTACAAATACAAAGGAAACGTATagtctccctgatggctcagacggtaaagaagctgcccgcaatgcaggaaactgggttcaatccctgggtcgggaagatcccctgaaggagtgtacggcaacccactccagtattcttacctggagaattccatggacagaggagcctggtgggctacagttcatggggttgcaaagagtcggatatgacaaAGTGACTAACCCCCACGCACACAGATAACAAACATTCAGCAGAGATAGAATCAACATTAACTTTGTATACAAGGAGAGTATTTGTGAAGTTGTGAATGAAAGCTTAACCAATTGAAGTTCAGCTGGAGTGAGGTTGTTGGAAGTTGTTCCTTATTTTGGGGACCCTGAGAGAAATTCAATATGAAGGAGGAATATTTGGTAGGAAGAGGCTAGACTGGGAGTAGGAACTCTCTGTTCTATGCCCTTTGGGGTAAGCAATTCAGTTATTATTAGTTCCCACTTGGCAGTCCTCTTATACCTTTCTTCTCCCCAGAGAAGCTGTGCAGTTCCCAGAAGAAAGATTCTCATTAAAAATTGGATGGGGAGCAGTACTGGGGATGGGAGCTGGAGACTAAGCAGAGGTTTATTTTTGGGGTGTATTTGAGGGGCTGTCATTGGTACTGATCCTTATAATTTGGCAGCAACTACGCTGTACTGGTCTCTTTAGTTTTCTGACCTCAAATGTTGAGCAAATACCTGTTCTCACCTTGTACcttttttctaccttttggctggGATTGTAGTCTGGTTTGAACAGTGCTGTGTGTGAAGAATACAAACGTAGTAAGGAAATGAATTTTCTCTCTGCAGAAGTCAAATCTTCTACTATTCTACTGGGATGAGTGTGGGAATTGTGGCATCTTTACTAATCATCATTTTTATAGTGTCCAAGTTTGTGCCCAAGGTAAGTGGCAGAATCCTCACATGCAATTAGGATGAGCTTGGATAGATGAAGGATTGTTTTCTTGGATAATCTTACAGCACTGAAaatttgcattgatggctgataAGTCAATGTCCTACTCTTTCCTTGTTTCAGAAAGATACTTTCCATGATGAAACTTGGAGCCTGATGACATACAATCTCTCCCTTTTTATTTGAAATCCTgggtacagtgtgtgtgtggggggtggttgAAGTGTTTTTCCTGTTTATTAATTATTTACATTATATAGCCAGGCTTTTAAGTTATTTAGCATCTCATTTTCCCAGTGTTCTTTGCACTGTATAATTTAAAGTGTAAAGTACATATTTTTAAGAGAGATGTTTTGTGCATTTTTAgtaggttgaatttttttttcaattacagtTCCATTTTGCTTCTTGTATGTAGGGAAAGCCTGTTGTAACTTTTTGCTTTCACTTCTACTCTGTTTTAGAAAAGTCCTGTTTACATCATCCTGGTAGGAGGCTGGTCCTTTTCTCTGTACCTCATTcaactagtttttaaaaatttacaagaGATCTGGAGGTGTTACTGGCAGTATCTTTTAAGTAAGTGTTATtggttttgctttcctttttatatgtttataagcTGTTTTAGTTAATTTGATCATGAAAAGATGTTGCCTGCTTATGGAGTTTAATAGTCTATGCCATTTTATTAACTTGTAAAAatcatagtttttatttctaactCTACAGTTGTCACCTTTTCTTAAATTAAGATGCTGCTGCTAGGGAGAAGACTAATTTGTTGGGGTTTATAAGTACATCTCTCTTTATGCATGGGCATCTTTCTGAAAAGTTGTAAATTGACTTTTTGAATATAATCGTATTTTAAATTCACTTGAGGACCTTAAGAAGTAAAGGACTCTACAGTGAACACTATctgtaaaacaagaaaagaatccTTTGGTTGTAAAGATAGTAACTCTTAATCTATCCTTTGAGAAGGAATTAATTTGGATTTTCATATATTGGGTTTTTGAAACAGACTATTTTAGAGTTGTTCAGCATGTAGCTTTAATTCCCcatttgagaattaaataagtttGAGACAACAGAAATGATAGAAACTTAAAAGAGattaatatatatgaataatgaAGGAAGTATGAATAATTGAGTAAAGATCTTATCCATTTTCCTGGTTCAGTAGGTGCTATATAGTGAATTTACTGCTGCTCCCCAGACAGGATATTTTTACCAGTTGTAGGTGAAAAAAGAATGTCTTCTGATAACTCTTCTCATAGGCTATGTCCTCGCAGTTGGATTCGTGAGTTTTGCAGTCTGTTACAAGTATGGGCCTTTGGAGAATGAACGAAGTATCAACCTGCTGACCTGGACCTTGCAGCTGCTGGGCCTATGTTTCATGTATTCCAGTATCCAGATACCACACATTGCCCTTGCCATTATCGTCATTGCACTGTGTACTAAGAACCTGGAGTACCCTATCCACTGGCTGTACATCACCTACAGGTGACTGAAAGGCAATGTAACTTTGTACTGAAGCATGCAGTGTGGGATGCAGGTGCAGCCAAAGGAAACAGGTTTCGACCTGGGAGCCTCTTTGTTAATGTCAGTTTATTGTATTATGTTTCACTTGTGTTTCTTTCAAgtctttctttttagattctctgtaaacattttaaagaacttaTAAATTCtaatcattttatataaaataaaaacgtCTGTTCCTGTTACCACTAGGTGGTGCAAAGTATATTACTTTTATGCCACATGCCTCAGTCACCTGGTTTCGGATTATGTCACACTGCCTTTCAGATTGTTCTGGGAGTCCTAGTCTTGGTTTAACGTGTAATTCAAGCATGTGGTCACTTTTACCTGGTGACTATGGAATGGTCATAGGTTCTGAGGTTATCAATGGTTTTTCTTTCTAGTACAGATAGTCAAAATAATGCCTTCAGTTCATGGGGGGGTCCAGGTTAATGCACCACAATCTTATGCCATCATTTTCTTGTAGTTTTCCATTTATTGGGAGATAAATATTTTGTCTATCACTTATAAGTGAATTTATTCACATTAGGGAATAATGTTGACTACTCTGACTTGTCAGTGGTCTAATGTGTCAGGGATCCATTTTAACTAAGGATGTCTGTGGAATAAAGGTGGGAGTGATGACTCAATGATTTAGGCTCTCTGCTATATGCTTGACCCACTGAAGGGAGTTAAGAGATAGCAATGGACGTAAATTACTGATTAATCATTCATGATGTTATTTTGGTGAGCACAGAAAGATGTGTAAGGCAACAGAAAAGACTGTCCCCCCTCGTCTTCTGACAGAAGAAGAATACCGGCTACAAGGAGAGGTGGAGACCCGAAAGGCTTTAGAGCAGCTTAGAGAATACTGCAACAGTCCAGACTGCTCAGCTTGGAAGACTGTCTCTCGAATTCAGTCTCCAAAGAGGTAAACAAACTCTTGGCCAGAAGTACCAGGCATCTATCAGGGTAATCATGACCCTAGAGTTTTAATGAGATATATTTCTATAATCATTTTGTAtttgtggctttgttttcttgttcttcTAGGAGTAGTCAAGGGAAAGGTACGTATATCGTATGTTGAGTTGTAGCCATTTTCTGATTCCTCAAGGAACTATTTACTCTAACTTTGATTGTAGCATTGAGATGAGAAGACTCTAGCACGATATTAAGTTTCTCCTCTTACAGTTTTGTGTTGGTCTCTgaatgtttaatatattttttgaggGGGGAGGGATCCTTTATTTGGAAGCAGTCATACCAATGAATGTATGAAACTTCAATTTGGAATCTTGATGGCATAAAGTTTATAGGGCcataaacacaaataaatgtgTAATGCTCCTTAACCTTATCAAGGATTACAGATAACTGAAGGAACTTTACCACATCCATAACTAAAAAGGGTAAGCAAACTTCCATAACTTGAAAGTGCTTGTTAAGCAGGATGGTGTTGCAGGGAATGTCAGCCTACGATCCtagttttccttctcttctcatttCTTGCTTTAGTCTACTTACCTGCTAGAGTAAGGATAAGGCTGGGGGCTAGGCTCAATATCATTTGAGCTGAGAGCACATCAAGGTTTCAGTTTgttcttattttgaaagaaaacaggGTGGAAGGGAGCTTCTAATGAGTGAATGAGTATTATCTTCTCTTTTCTAGGTTTGCTGACTTCGTGGAAGGTTCTTTCCACCTCACACCCAATGAGGTTTCTGTCCACGAGCAGGAGTACGGCTTAGGGAGCATTATAGCCCAGGACGAACTCTATGAAGAAACATCCTCTGAGGGGGAGGACTCAGATTCTCGGTACCCCCTTGTCGTACAACAGAACAGCTTCCTGACTTAGGTGGATTGACTTCGTACCTCAGTGGTCCAGGTTGCGTGTGTTTGGTGTGCAATTGCTTTTCAAATCTTTGAAGCTGGGTGAGATAACTGCAGAAATTCTTCCACTGAAATTAGAGGCCTGAGTAGACCTCCCTCTGGAAATGGTCTCTGTGGGGTCCCGAGGAAGCAGAGTGGATAATGTAGTGACTGCTTCCCAGTGCATCCTGTTGGTTCAGTTCTCAGCCCACTTTATATTTCTGAAGAAACTGGATTGCCACACCTAGCCCAGGGCATTCCAGTTCCTCTTTGAAGTTGGTTCAGTTGTGGCATTTCAGACTCGGAAGTGATAACTGTTACATGTGAATTAATGCTTTCAGACTATGGCAGCATCTTCAGAGACAAATCCACAAATCTGAGCCttttttacttctgcttcatttcgTGACTTTAGCATAATCCTTGTTTGAACTATTCTAAGAGGAAAATGGATTATTATTTGCctgtcttgttttttaaattaatacattaaaaaaaaagtgaaacttatGTTCCAGTAATAGCAAGTGCTCCAGAGTGACAAGCCTCCCACACATTTATAATATGGATAGTCCATTAAAGCCCCAGTAACTCTTGTGCTGAACTTTGAATTAATTCTCACACCTATGATATTCTAAGTCCTGCTTACTTTAGGAACATGCCTGCAGGCCCTTCTGTAGATGAGGTCTGTTGGGGTTTTTATTATAttgcattggccaaaaagtttgggaTTTTCTGTAAGCTCCTTATGGAAACAAAttttttgaccaacccagtatTTAACTTCCATTTCCAAATAGGCTTTCAGGCATCCCTTCCAATTCCTCTTTGTCCCCTTTGCTCTTTCAAGAAGGGTCTATTCTCTCATCTCTGATTATGTACATTTcagattgttttatttcttatattctcTTCTCTTTGATTTATAGCATTATTCCCACTAATTAGGAGAAGTGATCTTATTTAGGGAATTTAAATGCTTTTTACTGGTTCTCTTATTTTTCCTGTCCACTGGTCACACATCTTTGAGTTGTTGTGAGATCAAGAAATTAtctccttttccttccccttcctttgtCTGCCCATTCTATTAATACCTATTCTTAATAGTCTTTGCTTGGCACCTATCCCTCTCCCTGCAGGAAGCCTGGCTCATTTTTGAGCCCTGGAACTGTCTATGAAGGCTCTTGATACAACATACATGTTGTAGCTATGTGGCTGCCGCAGTTTGCATTACCAGGAGACAGACTTCCAGATCATCCTTGTGCCTCTGGGTGCTTGCGCAGCCATCAGGATCAGATGTGCTTTCCTGTGAACTTCTTGTACTTGATTTGCAATTCCATTTCTGACCAGAGGCTCCTGCTGCCTTTTATTATAGTGGCATTGGTTTCACATTCTTTTGCCATTGGAAAGTACCCTTATAAACCAGGAATGCGATTTATGAGGGAGCAAATTCCCAAGTCTGTGTCATTCACTTGGTTCTGTCTTTGTGATCTTCACCCTTGCACCTTGGAAAAAGCTGTAAAAGGCCAGGAAGACAGACACTGATGCAGGAGCATAGCATTGAACTCACTGACTTACCATGTCGTGCAGAAGACagatgatttttattaaaaatctgcAATGAATGACTCCTTCAGACCACCCATTTAACAGATAATTTTGAAAGGCTCTGGGCTCCATTACTGACTTCAAGAATGTCAGCTCCGAGACTCCCCTCCAGGTGGCCAGTTGATTTTTTCTGACAGTGTTTCCCACAGCTTTAAACTGTCCTAAAATGACAACTACCTCAATTGGCAAATAGACTTATAGAAGAAAGTGGAAAATACAGTATTTGGACAGATGACATGGGTTAAATGCTTTATATTAGGAAACCTTTCTACCTTTTGTAGTTATGTACATGGTAGCATTATATCCCTCTGCAGAAAACTACTAAAGCttctgaattttactttttttttgcctcatttaTAGAAATTGAAACTTAGCATGTTTAAGCATAAGctgatttgaaaaaataatgcagCTGTACAAGTGGTCTCAGGGTTCCCTTGAGACTTTGGTACCTTCCCCACATGGCCACTTAGGGATATGGTCACTTGCCTCTAGGCTAATACTTCCTGACACCTGTCTTTATTTCAGTGAGAAAGCACTGTGAAGTAGAGAAAGATTCTCATCTTTTTCTGTTTAGTAAACTCCTTGTGATATACCAGTTCCATCTCAAGATGAGTTTTTCTCACTGTGTTTGAATTTGGGGTGAGTGAAACCAAACTCGGTTTATTACTCCCTGTCTGGTAGTTGGAGAACTGAGCTGTAGGCAGCGCCAGTGACAACAGATCCCGTTGTCATGAGAGCTCCTCTCAGACAACGAAGGACCGTGCGGCTGGTGTGCGGGTGTCCTTGGCCTGCCCTCCTGTGCAGCTCTCCCGCAGATGCCTCTGAGCCTCTGTGTGCCCGGAGATTGCTGGACTCGGGCCGCCTGTAGGAGCTGCTTTTGTCTCCTGCTTGGCCACTTAGTCTGCTGGCTCAGTCACTAGTTGAGGCCCTCGTTTAATTTTCTCTGGCAGTTACAGCTCTTGCAGCTTCAGCATAGTCTTGTCTCTCAGACCGATCTCATCAGGAAGAATTGAAGGGATAACTGGAGTGAGCTGGACATCGGAGCCCTCGTCTGCTGCCACGTCAGCGTCTTGCTCCACAAATATCAAGCTGCAAATTGGCCCTTGGAGTCAGGGTCTCATCAGCATCAGAAATCTATGGCCTCTAATGGATCTGATCAAGTTATATAGAGCATGCCTTCTATTAATGGGAGGACAAGTCAACTGGCTTCAAACACTTTCCCTTCACTTTCCCAATCGGATTGCTTTCACGAGACCAATGGAACCAATGactgaaaataaggaaaatttagCACTTTTGATATCTTCTAATAAGAAATTCCTATCAGCCACCTCATGCCCCAAAAGTAGTTTATTTCATCCCCCTAAATTCATGACTTTTAGATTCTGTTGCAGAATTTTGCTGATGATAGACTTTTCAGTACTGATTTTGTGCTGATAAAGTCCATTCTAGGGCCCAGCCTTTCCTTCCCTGACTTGTGTTCCCTTCAACCCAATCCCCACTTTGCATGTATGATAGACAGTTGATGAACGAAAGCACCCAAATAGGCGAGATAGTTGCCCAGGCCCTGATTTCCATAAAAGGCTTGGGAGTGGATTATGCAATTGCctttcatatttttgttgttcCAGAAAAAAAGATGGGCTCAGATGGATGCCTGTGTAAAAATGGTTCCTAGCTTTGTACTCATAACTTTTCTCTGAATTGAGTAGTGAAAGTTGAAGTAGGAGgaaaggaaattaaatgtccTAGTATTCCTTTGGACTCAGGTCTGACATGACATATGAGATAATAACCTATATTGAAATGCCAAGAATTTTATCTGAACCAAGGAGAGGACAGTTTGACAGATTTATTATGCCTTCATGTTACATAGGCACTGAAACAAACTAATAAGCATAAAATAGCCATTGTACAAGGCAAGTGCACCTAAAACTTTATGTTTTGGTGTAACAGAAATTGATCATTATTTTTTTAGGGAAGACTATGCAATTGTGGTGATCCAGTGGTGTCTCTTGATAGCTTATGGATTCAGTTGCTGTGGAGTTAGATTCTAGACAGTTATTAACTTGAAAAGGGAGTTTGGTGCCTTATATGATGGGAGTCAGAGCCTGCTGGGAGTAAACAAAGCGAATTCACACCAGTGTCAATGCACAGCTTTagcagggaaggaaatggcacacaGCACCCCCACATTTGGGGCTTTTGGCTCCCACACCCCTTGCCCATGTGCATCACCATCCTTTTCACACTTGACAATAACTTGAAAATGGTGAACTCACTATCCTGCATTTTTCTACAACATGGGCAATGTTCTTATTAACATAATAGGTAGCTCTTAATGTATTAGAACTGTTACAGCCTGCAGTTGCCTCAGTTTATCATGTTTCTAGGATTGATGGTGGAATAGGAAGTTCCTGGGTAAGTTTTAGCCTGTGGGTAATGCCTTagtgttattttaaaagatttgtcatttatatttaaaataagtgttCATGAATGTTTGAAAGGAACAAAATGATCAGGGATGACTCTGCCATGGGTctcattttcactcttttctgtaagaaaaagaagcaatgtcttatatattttttcatttttattgtacaAGTTTATAAGTAATCccaattttaataaagttttatatacTATGTAGTGGTTTCTCTTAATGAACATGTACTTTTCTTGTTAGGATCTCTTGTTTTCAGGTAATCAGCAATTAGCTCTTCTGTTTCATCTTTCTAGAGATGTGTTTTgcatgttatttattttcctttttttaaaaaaaaaacccacttcttcccttgggatttcccagtgaCCTAGTGGCTGAGAGTCCATGCTCCCTGTACAGGGCCTGGCTTTGACCCCTAATCAGGGAACCATCGAtcgatcctgcatgccacaactgaagagtGTGCATGCCCCAGTGAAGATCGAAGGCCCCACATGCCAAaactgagacctggtgcagccaaatgaaaaatgtttaaaaaataaaccccTGCTTCCCATCTTGGGTCTGTCTTGGTCTACTTCCTTGGACTGAATGGTTGCCAGGATGCCAGATCTCTAAGAGGTATTCTTACAGGAGCAGAGCGTTATACCACTGTACTGTCTCAGGAAAATAATGTATAGCTTATTCCTGGTCCAGGGAGCTACTTtgtgctcttctttttttttttttattttaatggtatAAAGGATCTTTTTCTCCACTGAGGTGAGGAGAAGACCTGTGGATCCAGCTGTGAGATGCCCACCAAGAGCTTTCTGTTGGGTGAAAGGGAGCAGGGCTTTCATGTAGTGAGCAGTAGGGGACATGGAATAAAAACTTCAACTGTGTCTAGGCCCAGCTTCTGCCGTAGGAAGG
This window encodes:
- the NEMP1 gene encoding nuclear envelope integral membrane protein 1 translates to MAGGMKVALLPAVGAGTWSWGAGGGGAVRLLLVLSGCFVCGSAEIDLKVVTLQESRVHYMNTSQQSCYKNVLIPKWHDVWTRIQIRVNSSKLVRVTQVENEEKLKELEQFSIWNFFSSFLKEKLNDTYVNVGLYSTKTCLKVEILEEDTKYSVTVTRRFDPKLFLIFLLGLTLFFCGDLLSRSQIFYYSTGMSVGIVASLLIIIFIVSKFVPKKSPVYIILVGGWSFSLYLIQLVFKNLQEIWRCYWQYLLSYVLAVGFVSFAVCYKYGPLENERSINLLTWTLQLLGLCFMYSSIQIPHIALAIIVIALCTKNLEYPIHWLYITYRKMCKATEKTVPPRLLTEEEYRLQGEVETRKALEQLREYCNSPDCSAWKTVSRIQSPKRFADFVEGSFHLTPNEVSVHEQEYGLGSIIAQDELYEETSSEGEDSDSRYPLVVQQNSFLT